The following coding sequences are from one Rutidosis leptorrhynchoides isolate AG116_Rl617_1_P2 chromosome 11, CSIRO_AGI_Rlap_v1, whole genome shotgun sequence window:
- the LOC139875064 gene encoding uncharacterized protein has product METLRNNLVPKKLEVFVWRSLKRRLPTLTELDKKGIDLNSIRCPLCDDDIESIEHTLVFCKHAFDLWSKVYSWWGLGHVSNLSMSEILRGNTLASSSGLGKKIWQAVEWVCAYLIWKNRNNKVFREKCWNISVAFNEVQLKSFEWISLRLKKKKIEWLSWLNDPSVYLRIS; this is encoded by the coding sequence ATGGAAACTTTACGTAACAACCTTGTCCCTAAGAAGCTTGAGGTTTTTGTTTGGAGGTCGCTTAAAAGACGCCTCCCGACATTGACCGAGCTTGACAAAAAGGGAATTGACTTGAATAGTATTAGATGCCCGTTGTGTGATGATGACATTGAATCGATTGAACATACATTGGTGTTTTGTAAGCATGCTTTTGATCTTTGGAGTAAAGTGTATTCATGGTGGGGTCTCGGTCACGTTTCTAATCTTAGCATGTCCGAGATTCTTCGTGGCAACACTTTGGCTTCATCCTCGGGTTTGGGCAAAAAGATTTGGCAAGCGGTCGAGTGGGTTTGTGCTTATTTGATATGGAAGAATAGGAATAACAAAGTGTTTCGTGAGAAGTGTTGGAACATCTCGGTGGCCTTCAATGAGGTCCAACTTAAATCATTCGAGTGGATCTCGCTGCGGTTAAAAAAGAAGAAGATCgagtggttgtcatggttaaacgATCCAAGCGTTTATTTGAGGATCTCTTAA